One Nodosilinea sp. FACHB-141 genomic window carries:
- a CDS encoding AAA family ATPase has protein sequence MAFDAGRFFRACNPSKTLNLTSSADKQYYIDFSAVRGSDLVQELKRTITLSGEEPTCQLFTGHIGCGKSTELSRLQGDLEAAGYHVVYFESTDDLDMGDVDISDILLAIAKQVSKSLEDAKLRLTPSRFQQLIKSTADLLNSEVTGLKVKGPEIGGIKVGGDLGISAADGTYSLSLGIGEITTKAKDSKDVRALLRQHLEPRIKTILDIINGELIDAANRQLIDQGKAGLVVIVDNLDRIDNKPRVQDRRQPEYLFVDRGDQLKQLRCHVIYTIPLVLSFSNEKENLTNRFGASPQVLPMVRTQNRDGSACEAGLEALRQMILARAFPEVPDDQRLDQLGQIFDSPETLDRLCLASGGHVRNLLVLVNDCLKKADPPLTQALLGQVISLRLSDLTKAIEVEEWGLLREVHRTKAVRGEGEYQALLRSLFVFEYRDAGQTWFDLNPALLAAKELTPDA, from the coding sequence ATGGCATTTGATGCAGGGCGGTTTTTTCGGGCCTGTAACCCTAGCAAAACCCTAAACCTCACCTCTTCCGCCGATAAGCAGTACTATATCGACTTCTCAGCGGTGCGAGGCAGCGATCTGGTGCAAGAGCTGAAGCGCACCATTACCCTGTCTGGAGAAGAGCCCACCTGCCAGTTGTTTACCGGCCACATTGGCTGTGGCAAATCGACCGAGCTTTCTCGTCTACAGGGCGATCTAGAGGCCGCGGGCTACCATGTGGTCTACTTTGAGTCGACCGACGACTTAGACATGGGGGATGTGGATATCAGCGATATTTTGCTGGCGATCGCCAAGCAGGTCAGCAAAAGCCTAGAGGATGCCAAGCTGCGTCTAACTCCCAGCCGCTTTCAACAGCTAATTAAGAGCACCGCCGACCTGCTCAACTCTGAGGTCACAGGGCTAAAGGTTAAAGGGCCTGAAATTGGCGGTATCAAGGTCGGTGGTGACCTGGGTATCAGCGCTGCGGATGGCACCTATTCGCTCTCCCTCGGCATTGGCGAAATTACCACCAAGGCCAAAGATAGCAAAGACGTGCGCGCCCTCCTGCGCCAGCATCTAGAGCCGCGCATCAAGACCATTCTCGACATCATCAATGGCGAGCTAATTGACGCGGCCAACCGGCAGCTGATCGACCAGGGCAAGGCTGGGCTGGTGGTGATTGTCGATAACCTCGATCGCATCGACAACAAGCCCCGCGTGCAGGACCGCCGCCAACCCGAGTACTTATTTGTGGATCGGGGCGACCAGCTCAAGCAGTTGCGCTGCCATGTGATCTACACCATCCCTCTGGTGCTGTCGTTTTCTAACGAAAAAGAGAACCTGACCAATCGGTTTGGGGCTAGCCCCCAGGTGTTGCCCATGGTGCGCACCCAAAACCGCGACGGCAGCGCTTGCGAAGCGGGGCTGGAGGCTCTGCGCCAGATGATTTTGGCCCGCGCCTTTCCGGAGGTGCCTGATGACCAGCGCCTGGATCAGCTGGGGCAAATCTTTGACTCGCCTGAAACCCTCGATCGCCTGTGTTTGGCCAGCGGTGGCCACGTGCGGAATTTGCTGGTGCTGGTCAACGATTGCCTCAAGAAGGCCGACCCGCCCCTCACCCAGGCTCTGCTCGGTCAGGTGATTAGTCTGCGGCTGAGCGATCTCACTAAGGCGATCGAGGTCGAAGAATGGGGCCTGCTGCGGGAGGTGCATCGCACAAAGGCGGTGCGGGGCGAAGGCGAGTATCAAGCTCTGCTGCGCAGTTTGTTTGTGTTTGAATATCGGGATGCGGGGCAAACCTGGTTTGACCTCAACCCCGCGCTACTGGCCGCTAAGGAACTCACGCCCGATGCCTGA
- a CDS encoding nuclear transport factor 2 family protein has product MEPRELVKTWVDTFNRRDVEGLVAFYSDDAINHQVADAPVIGRHAIRAMFAAAFAQADMVCIVEQIFQDGEWAILEWRDPLGLRGCGFFHILDGKIVFQRGYWDKLTFLRLNGLPLPDAP; this is encoded by the coding sequence ATGGAACCTCGGGAACTCGTGAAGACTTGGGTTGATACATTCAACCGCCGCGATGTGGAAGGCCTAGTAGCCTTCTACAGCGACGATGCCATTAACCATCAAGTGGCCGATGCGCCCGTCATCGGTCGCCACGCCATTCGAGCCATGTTTGCGGCGGCGTTTGCCCAGGCCGACATGGTCTGCATCGTTGAGCAAATTTTTCAGGATGGAGAGTGGGCCATTCTCGAATGGCGCGATCCTTTAGGGCTGCGAGGCTGCGGTTTTTTTCATATTCTGGACGGCAAAATTGTCTTTCAGCGCGGTTATTGGGACAAGCTGACATTTTTGCGGCTCAACGGCTTGCCCCTGCCAGATGCACCCTAA
- a CDS encoding glycosyltransferase family 39 protein, producing the protein MPLSSSLTTRRFSLGKSFLAPYLVLSLWVGLLLLLRSPLQSLMPHDEGLYAQQARWIVETGDWVTQQWWGAPVHDRMMGIQWLIAASYKLFGVSEWSARLPGAIASWGAVMLTYAIGLRCLTPQIALWGAAILAATPIWMQASRLATQDVPLTALELLGIWALLQSEAQPQRRWGWGLLAGSTVGLGFMLKSIMVIPVVMALVPYLLLDHRRHRHLFNPGIYLGLVVGMVPAIAWLALSVQRYGSLPLERTFGLLANLAQEDFHNVGPLYYFWNIPLNAFPWPLLAVPGVWLGWQSPYPRKALWLGYPLVLFTLLALFKTRTWYYPLQLLPFVALLAALTLTTLGALYRSHRRPRLVTGLTVLLTSIGAVLIIAGGVALLQPQRFPVEELWRYGLVAIAAGLGWLVPLAVSWRSAHHQRGESAALWQGGWLLGPWGAIALLYATGLWGNYNPDIKLALTTPPLQEIVAQNSVHAIVNSIGLGDEDAVLITFYTPQPGTATDDWQTLAPGSYAWVAVPDLGALPAETVRLGQVRDWVLVQLP; encoded by the coding sequence ATGCCCTTGTCCTCCAGCCTGACCACCCGGCGGTTTAGCCTTGGCAAATCCTTCCTTGCGCCCTACCTGGTGCTAAGTCTGTGGGTGGGCCTGTTGCTGCTATTGCGCAGCCCACTGCAAAGCCTGATGCCCCACGACGAGGGCCTGTATGCCCAGCAGGCTCGGTGGATTGTGGAAACGGGGGACTGGGTTACCCAGCAGTGGTGGGGTGCCCCGGTGCACGATCGCATGATGGGTATTCAGTGGCTGATTGCGGCTTCCTACAAACTGTTTGGGGTGAGTGAATGGTCGGCGCGGCTGCCGGGAGCGATCGCCAGCTGGGGAGCGGTGATGCTGACCTACGCGATCGGTCTGCGATGTTTGACGCCCCAGATTGCTCTGTGGGGCGCAGCGATTCTCGCCGCCACCCCAATCTGGATGCAGGCCTCGCGGCTGGCCACTCAAGATGTGCCGCTGACTGCGCTGGAACTGCTCGGGATCTGGGCATTACTTCAGTCGGAAGCGCAGCCTCAGCGCCGGTGGGGCTGGGGGCTGCTGGCCGGCAGCACCGTGGGCTTGGGCTTTATGCTCAAAAGCATCATGGTGATTCCGGTGGTGATGGCCCTGGTGCCCTACCTGCTGCTTGACCATCGCCGCCACCGCCATCTGTTTAACCCAGGAATCTACCTGGGTCTAGTGGTGGGAATGGTGCCTGCGATCGCCTGGCTGGCCCTCAGCGTGCAGCGCTACGGCTCGCTGCCCCTCGAGCGTACCTTTGGCCTGCTGGCCAACCTGGCCCAGGAAGACTTTCACAACGTCGGCCCGCTCTACTATTTCTGGAATATTCCTCTCAATGCTTTTCCTTGGCCGCTGCTGGCGGTGCCCGGGGTGTGGCTAGGATGGCAGTCGCCCTACCCGCGTAAAGCGCTGTGGCTAGGGTATCCGCTGGTGCTGTTTACCCTGCTGGCCCTGTTTAAGACCCGCACCTGGTACTACCCACTCCAGCTATTGCCTTTTGTCGCCCTGCTGGCGGCGCTAACCCTGACGACCCTAGGAGCGCTTTACCGATCGCATCGACGTCCTCGCCTGGTGACAGGTTTAACCGTGCTCCTAACGAGTATTGGGGCTGTGCTGATCATTGCGGGGGGTGTCGCCTTGCTGCAACCCCAGCGATTCCCGGTGGAGGAGCTGTGGCGCTACGGCCTAGTCGCGATCGCGGCGGGACTGGGGTGGCTAGTGCCGCTGGCCGTTTCCTGGCGCTCTGCCCACCACCAGCGTGGTGAATCCGCTGCACTTTGGCAGGGGGGATGGCTGTTGGGGCCATGGGGGGCGATCGCCTTGCTCTACGCCACTGGTCTATGGGGCAACTACAACCCCGACATTAAATTGGCGCTGACCACTCCACCCCTCCAAGAGATTGTGGCCCAAAACTCTGTCCACGCTATTGTCAACAGCATCGGCCTGGGTGACGAAGATGCGGTGCTAATCACCTTCTACACGCCCCAGCCCGGCACCGCTACCGACGACTGGCAGACCTTAGCTCCAGGCAGCTACGCCTGGGTTGCCGTCCCAGACTTAGGTGCGCTACCCGCCGAGACGGTGCGCTTGGGCCAGGTGCGCGATTGGGTGTTGGTGCAGCTTCCTTAA
- a CDS encoding methyltransferase domain-containing protein, translated as MMVPRSKLKGETSEEMAAGSIDRHNQEILKNAEAWHQKPALRAIYKTFHQTIANYLAPLPQPTVELGSGVADIQRVIPGCIRTDIFPNPWIDRVENAYALSFASGSLSNLVLFDVFHHLRYPGTAFEEFDRVLAPGGRVILFEPCVSLLGLLVYGALHPEPLALNQPIQWHAPPDWDPTQIDYYAAQGNASRLFLKANIPQDLNGFRVVTTQRYAAISYVASGGYSKPQLYPTSWLPLMTAIDRLCDHLPQLFATRLLVVLEKVT; from the coding sequence ATGATGGTGCCTAGATCCAAGCTCAAGGGAGAAACAAGCGAAGAAATGGCGGCGGGAAGCATCGATCGACACAACCAAGAAATTCTCAAAAATGCCGAAGCTTGGCATCAAAAGCCAGCTCTGCGGGCCATCTACAAAACGTTTCACCAAACCATTGCCAACTACCTGGCCCCGCTGCCCCAGCCTACCGTCGAGCTGGGCTCTGGGGTCGCCGATATTCAGCGAGTGATCCCCGGCTGTATCCGCACCGATATCTTCCCTAACCCCTGGATTGATCGAGTTGAGAACGCCTACGCCCTTTCCTTTGCCTCCGGCAGTCTGTCGAACCTGGTGCTCTTTGATGTGTTTCACCACCTGCGCTATCCCGGCACTGCCTTCGAGGAATTCGATCGCGTGCTGGCCCCCGGTGGCCGAGTGATTTTGTTTGAGCCCTGCGTCAGCCTGCTGGGTCTGCTAGTCTACGGCGCCCTCCACCCCGAACCCCTGGCCCTTAACCAACCAATTCAGTGGCACGCGCCCCCCGATTGGGATCCAACCCAAATTGATTACTATGCCGCCCAAGGCAACGCCAGCCGCCTGTTTCTCAAAGCCAACATCCCTCAAGATTTAAACGGATTTCGAGTCGTTACTACCCAACGCTACGCCGCCATCTCCTACGTTGCCTCCGGCGGCTACTCCAAGCCCCAGCTCTACCCCACCTCGTGGCTACCGCTGATGACAGCGATCGATCGCCTCTGCGACCACCTCCCCCAACTCTTCGCCACCCGCCTACTCGTGGTTTTAGAAAAAGTCACCTAA
- a CDS encoding S-layer homology domain-containing protein codes for MDTIAKTLDVDPNRGIDEPSGRPHLPYKTLTIALGAAQANTLIKLAPGTYSAATGERFPITVPDGVIIAGQESTQGQGIAIAGGGSGPGAISVGLIIQGQGQLRGVTVQNPQGVGILIGSGAPLVRACRVSQCKVGLQVSGASRPLVAKTGVNDCGDRGLSFVDQARGEVQDCTVERCGTGIYLGQNSAPLLRGCQCSNNQVGVQVAGAASPVLRHNRLVQNQTAGLVVQDTGRPDLGQPDDPAGNILRYNRQADLRNDTQPALTLVGNDVIPTGLVGPVNLLASQWPDPAAVPPVLLDRPTVSPAPPAPAIPTPLDKPLTPATPVPSRFTDLGGHWATPYIEALADRGLVKGYGNGTYRPQETINRGQFAAMVAASYSNFDPVRGAITFVDVPPTHWAASAIDQAQRKGFLGGYPDQTFRPNQGMVRVQAIVAVAAGLKLPPAPASGLGVYRDRAQIPSYAIDALASATQAGLVINHPDPEQLRPLETMTRAEVAVLIYQGLVAQGKAPPLTTTATPPAAMAQGSFPDIQTHWALDFIQGLLNLGLVQGDDAGRFNPAQRMTRAQFAALVSRAFAPAPRRPAQLFRDVPAGYWGASAIQTAYRGGFLSGFPDQTFGPENPLLRAQVWVALISGLALLPNQPGNLRLLERYRDRATIPDYAVNAIAKATQLGLVVNVPDIAQLHPNRVASRADVCAAVYQALVLQLRASRIDNPFIVRP; via the coding sequence TTGGACACTATAGCTAAAACCCTCGATGTGGATCCCAACCGCGGGATTGATGAACCCTCGGGCCGCCCCCACCTGCCCTACAAAACCCTAACGATTGCCCTCGGAGCGGCCCAGGCCAACACGCTGATCAAGCTCGCCCCCGGCACCTACAGCGCTGCCACGGGCGAACGCTTCCCCATCACCGTGCCGGACGGCGTGATAATCGCGGGCCAGGAATCGACCCAGGGTCAGGGGATTGCGATCGCAGGCGGCGGGTCAGGGCCAGGGGCGATTTCAGTAGGGTTAATTATTCAGGGTCAGGGCCAGCTGCGGGGGGTGACGGTGCAAAACCCTCAGGGCGTTGGCATCTTAATTGGCTCGGGCGCGCCCCTAGTGCGAGCCTGTCGCGTCAGCCAGTGCAAGGTGGGGCTTCAGGTATCGGGGGCTAGCCGTCCCCTAGTGGCAAAAACGGGGGTAAATGACTGCGGCGATCGCGGCCTCAGCTTTGTCGACCAAGCCCGGGGCGAGGTGCAAGACTGCACGGTAGAGCGCTGCGGCACTGGTATCTATCTCGGTCAAAACTCGGCCCCCCTCCTGCGCGGCTGCCAGTGCTCAAATAACCAGGTGGGGGTGCAGGTGGCCGGGGCCGCTAGCCCAGTGCTGCGGCACAATCGGCTGGTGCAAAACCAAACCGCTGGCCTGGTAGTGCAAGACACCGGTCGCCCCGACCTGGGTCAGCCCGACGACCCAGCGGGCAACATTTTGCGCTACAACCGCCAGGCCGATCTGCGCAACGACACCCAACCGGCGCTAACTCTCGTGGGCAACGACGTGATTCCTACGGGGCTGGTGGGGCCAGTTAATCTGTTGGCCAGCCAGTGGCCTGACCCTGCCGCCGTACCGCCGGTGCTGCTCGATCGCCCCACCGTTTCCCCTGCGCCTCCCGCACCTGCAATCCCCACACCATTGGACAAGCCGCTGACTCCAGCCACTCCGGTGCCCAGCCGCTTTACCGACCTAGGGGGCCACTGGGCCACTCCCTACATTGAGGCTCTGGCCGATCGCGGTCTGGTGAAGGGCTACGGCAACGGCACCTATCGCCCCCAGGAAACGATCAATCGGGGCCAGTTTGCGGCTATGGTGGCTGCCAGCTACAGCAACTTCGACCCGGTGCGGGGAGCCATCACCTTTGTGGACGTGCCACCGACCCACTGGGCCGCCAGCGCTATCGACCAGGCCCAGCGCAAGGGCTTTTTGGGCGGCTACCCCGACCAGACCTTTCGCCCTAACCAGGGCATGGTGCGAGTGCAGGCAATCGTGGCTGTGGCCGCGGGGCTGAAGCTGCCCCCGGCCCCAGCGAGCGGGCTGGGGGTGTATCGCGATCGCGCCCAGATTCCCAGCTATGCGATCGATGCTCTGGCCAGCGCCACTCAGGCGGGCTTGGTGATCAACCATCCCGACCCAGAGCAGCTGCGGCCCCTAGAAACCATGACCCGCGCCGAGGTTGCCGTGCTGATCTACCAAGGTCTAGTAGCCCAGGGCAAGGCCCCTCCCTTAACTACTACTGCTACTCCCCCTGCTGCCATGGCTCAAGGATCGTTTCCCGATATTCAAACCCACTGGGCGCTGGACTTTATTCAGGGCTTGCTCAACCTCGGCCTAGTGCAGGGGGATGACGCGGGCCGCTTTAACCCCGCTCAGCGCATGACCCGCGCCCAGTTTGCCGCTCTGGTTAGCCGCGCCTTTGCCCCCGCGCCGCGCCGCCCGGCCCAGCTGTTTCGCGATGTGCCCGCGGGCTACTGGGGGGCCAGCGCTATTCAAACTGCCTACCGGGGAGGCTTTCTCTCGGGGTTTCCCGATCAAACCTTTGGGCCAGAAAATCCCTTGTTGCGCGCTCAGGTGTGGGTAGCGCTGATCTCGGGGCTGGCGCTGCTGCCCAACCAGCCCGGCAACCTGAGACTGCTGGAGCGCTACCGCGATCGCGCCACCATTCCCGACTATGCGGTGAATGCGATTGCTAAGGCCACGCAACTCGGTCTGGTGGTCAACGTGCCCGACATTGCTCAGCTCCACCCCAACCGGGTAGCCAGCCGCGCCGATGTCTGTGCGGCGGTGTATCAGGCGCTAGTGCTACAGCTGCGGGCGTCGAGGATTGACAACCCGTTTATTGTGAGGCCGTAG
- a CDS encoding YtxH domain-containing protein, which yields MSEKQSGGFVGGVLLGAAIGAVAGLLVAPRTGRETRRILKKSADALPELVEDLATSVNLQADRLSETALVNWDHTLTRLRAAIAAGQEASRQEYEQLRQSAPVVSNGSTQE from the coding sequence ATGAGCGAGAAACAGTCAGGGGGGTTTGTTGGCGGAGTGCTGCTAGGAGCCGCTATAGGCGCAGTGGCAGGGCTGCTGGTGGCTCCCCGTACCGGGCGCGAAACCCGTCGCATTCTCAAAAAATCAGCTGATGCCTTGCCTGAGCTGGTCGAAGACTTAGCCACCAGCGTCAATCTTCAAGCCGATCGCCTGTCGGAAACCGCTTTAGTTAATTGGGACCACACGCTGACTCGGCTGCGGGCGGCGATCGCCGCCGGTCAAGAGGCCAGCCGCCAGGAATATGAGCAGCTTCGCCAGTCCGCACCCGTGGTCAGCAACGGGTCTACCCAGGAGTAG
- a CDS encoding DUF948 domain-containing protein yields MADPLFWLALSFLLVVISLTAVLMVAIPAMRELGRAARSAEKFFDTLGRELPPTLEAIRLTGLEIVELTDDVTEGVQSAGQVVQQVNQSISTAQTGAKRLNTGTKTFMAGARAAWQAWTKNPSPQPPPRRPAKSAQTPQPVIQPGDRAPIPTPRPLELEDGHRENQSDDAASPEGNRTLPGNLDIPLPQLEETTLHTLPEAGLETIPTADSSELLPSRSTQQTQHRPSTERD; encoded by the coding sequence TTGGCCGACCCGCTGTTTTGGCTAGCTCTATCGTTTTTGCTGGTTGTCATCAGTCTGACGGCGGTGCTGATGGTGGCCATACCGGCCATGCGCGAGCTGGGTCGCGCTGCCCGTAGCGCCGAAAAATTCTTTGATACCCTGGGTCGCGAGCTGCCCCCCACCCTGGAGGCCATTCGTCTCACGGGGTTAGAAATAGTGGAGCTCACCGACGACGTCACTGAGGGCGTGCAGAGTGCCGGGCAGGTGGTGCAGCAGGTTAACCAAAGTATTTCTACTGCCCAGACCGGAGCTAAGCGCCTAAATACCGGCACCAAAACTTTTATGGCCGGGGCCCGCGCTGCCTGGCAAGCCTGGACGAAGAATCCGTCGCCTCAGCCACCGCCTCGCCGCCCCGCCAAATCAGCTCAGACACCTCAACCCGTTATTCAGCCTGGCGATCGCGCCCCCATCCCCACCCCACGACCGCTGGAGCTTGAGGACGGCCACAGGGAAAACCAGAGCGATGACGCGGCCTCCCCGGAGGGAAATCGCACCCTTCCCGGTAACCTTGATATCCCGCTTCCTCAGCTCGAAGAAACCACCCTTCACACGCTCCCCGAGGCTGGGCTAGAGACCATCCCCACCGCCGACTCTTCTGAGCTATTGCCCAGTCGGTCGACCCAGCAAACCCAGCACCGTCCCAGCACCGAGCGAGACTAG
- a CDS encoding Ppx/GppA phosphatase family protein, whose translation MTGTISTREFASITDFSDFAPPEITSDRVLAAIDVGTNSIHMVVVKIQPDLPAFTIVDREKETVRLGDFNAATGGLSEAAMERAIKALKRCCAIATSLQAEDIVAVATSAVREASNGQEFVERVYTEVGLALNLISGTEEARRIYLGVLSGVEFNGQPHTIIDIGGGSTELILGTGEPHRFLSSTKVGAVRLTAQFISTDPISDAEFSSLRAYVRGMIEPNTTKLKHHLQDGEPMQLMGTSGTIECLAAVIAAERLGLVPNPLNGFQMSYDEISRLVETLRHATYAERLALPEMSPRRAEIVVAGAVILHETMGLLNAESITICERALREGVVVDWMLTHGLIEDRMQFQKSVRQRNILKTAKKYKVHFDRSKRVAEFAMDLFEQTRGSLHTWGNLEKELLWAAAILHNCGHFVSHSSHHKHSYYLIRHGELLGYTETELEVIANIARYHRKSAPKKKHDNYRNLPTRYHRQMITHLSALLRLAVALDRRGIGAVKSIHCNFDADAHLLTIEVRAANPNDDCASELWNLDYKKAYFEQVFEVKLAAQLVG comes from the coding sequence ATGACAGGCACTATTTCGACCCGCGAGTTCGCATCGATTACCGATTTTTCTGACTTTGCCCCGCCAGAAATTACTAGCGATCGCGTTTTGGCGGCCATCGATGTGGGCACTAACTCGATTCACATGGTGGTTGTCAAAATTCAGCCTGATCTACCCGCCTTTACCATTGTCGATCGCGAGAAAGAGACCGTGCGCCTAGGCGACTTCAATGCAGCCACGGGGGGGCTGTCGGAGGCCGCTATGGAGCGGGCGATCAAGGCGCTAAAACGCTGCTGTGCGATCGCCACTAGCCTTCAGGCCGAAGATATTGTGGCGGTAGCCACCAGCGCTGTGCGGGAGGCCAGCAACGGCCAAGAATTTGTTGAGCGGGTTTACACAGAAGTTGGCCTGGCCCTCAACCTGATTTCGGGCACCGAAGAAGCGCGGCGCATCTACCTGGGCGTGCTCTCGGGCGTAGAGTTTAATGGCCAGCCCCACACCATCATCGACATTGGCGGCGGCTCCACCGAGTTAATTTTGGGCACCGGCGAACCCCATCGCTTTCTCAGCAGCACCAAGGTGGGGGCGGTGCGGCTCACGGCCCAGTTTATTTCCACTGACCCCATTTCAGATGCCGAGTTTAGCTCTCTGCGAGCCTACGTGCGGGGCATGATAGAACCCAACACCACCAAGCTTAAGCACCATCTCCAAGACGGAGAGCCGATGCAGCTGATGGGTACCTCGGGCACCATTGAGTGCCTAGCCGCAGTCATCGCTGCCGAGCGACTGGGCCTGGTGCCCAATCCCCTTAACGGGTTTCAGATGAGCTACGACGAGATCTCGCGGCTGGTCGAAACCCTGCGCCACGCCACCTACGCCGAGCGGCTAGCCCTGCCCGAAATGTCGCCGCGCCGCGCCGAGATTGTCGTAGCGGGAGCGGTGATTTTGCATGAAACTATGGGGCTCCTCAATGCTGAGAGCATTACCATCTGCGAGCGTGCCCTGCGGGAGGGGGTCGTCGTTGACTGGATGCTCACCCACGGTCTGATCGAAGACCGGATGCAGTTTCAAAAGTCGGTACGGCAGCGCAACATTCTCAAAACCGCGAAGAAATATAAGGTGCACTTCGACCGCTCAAAGCGGGTGGCTGAGTTTGCGATGGATCTGTTTGAGCAAACCCGAGGCAGCCTGCACACCTGGGGCAATCTAGAAAAAGAACTGCTCTGGGCCGCCGCCATCCTGCACAACTGCGGCCATTTTGTCAGCCACTCGTCGCACCATAAGCATTCTTACTATCTGATCCGCCATGGCGAGCTGCTGGGCTATACCGAAACCGAGCTGGAGGTGATCGCTAACATCGCTCGCTATCACCGTAAGAGCGCCCCTAAAAAGAAGCACGATAACTATCGCAATCTGCCCACCCGCTACCACCGACAGATGATTACTCACCTCAGCGCCCTGCTGCGCCTGGCGGTGGCCCTCGATCGCCGTGGAATTGGGGCTGTTAAGAGCATTCACTGCAACTTCGATGCTGACGCCCACTTGCTGACCATAGAGGTGCGGGCCGCCAACCCCAATGACGACTGCGCCTCAGAACTGTGGAATCTAGACTATAAAAAGGCCTACTTTGAGCAGGTGTTTGAGGTAAAGCTGGCAGCTCAATTGGTTGGTTAA
- a CDS encoding FAD-dependent oxidoreductase, producing the protein MTVDYDAVILGGTVQGREAAAFAVREGARVALVEPPGEVERQVRRQIVLTTLAQAGASQSQTWESLKSRVKALEAIAYPHLNLDGLATSGVDIVLEPGQFSPRPNLAVTTLTRRLRSRGYLLAPNTAVTIPDIPGLAETPQLSLDTLLNLAVLPESAIVLGRSAAAIALAQALAQLGCHTTLVTRGDTLLATEDPDISAFVEALLEAAGVTLKLNTRLDAIHYKDSVEVLLASGDLLKAQTLVLATASHPALGPLYLSSIGIQPQIVHGVATALSVNDRLATAHPRVFACGPALGGYWAESTDRQEVAIALRNALYLPLRKVSFLNRPALLHTTPEYARIGLTADQARHWYGSEATVVQVAFGQVLKTHYGNDITGFCRWIVRADGQLLGAQICGPGASELMHTVALAIDQNISLPRLDQVPTLSLSQAEIIPLMVSEWQRQRWRHGTWRRDWAENWFNWRRSRRRRL; encoded by the coding sequence ATGACCGTTGACTACGACGCAGTGATTCTCGGCGGCACGGTGCAGGGGCGTGAGGCCGCTGCCTTTGCGGTGCGAGAGGGTGCGCGGGTAGCCCTGGTTGAGCCTCCAGGCGAAGTAGAGCGGCAGGTTCGTCGGCAGATTGTGCTTACCACCCTAGCTCAAGCTGGAGCCTCTCAAAGCCAAACCTGGGAGTCGTTGAAATCTCGGGTCAAAGCGCTAGAGGCGATCGCCTACCCCCACCTGAATCTCGATGGCTTGGCCACTAGCGGTGTGGATATAGTGCTAGAACCCGGCCAATTTAGCCCTCGGCCGAATCTGGCGGTGACGACGTTGACGCGGCGACTGCGATCGCGCGGCTACCTCCTCGCCCCCAATACCGCCGTTACCATCCCCGATATTCCTGGGCTAGCCGAAACCCCCCAACTGAGCCTCGACACGCTGCTAAACTTGGCGGTGCTGCCTGAGTCGGCGATCGTGCTGGGACGCAGTGCGGCGGCGATCGCCCTGGCCCAAGCCCTGGCTCAACTCGGTTGCCACACCACCCTAGTCACCCGAGGCGACACACTCCTCGCCACCGAAGACCCTGATATATCTGCTTTTGTGGAAGCGCTCCTGGAGGCGGCAGGAGTAACCCTCAAGCTTAACACTCGCTTAGACGCGATTCATTACAAAGATAGCGTTGAAGTCTTGTTAGCCAGTGGTGACTTACTCAAGGCTCAAACCCTGGTACTAGCTACCGCTTCCCACCCTGCCTTGGGGCCGCTCTACCTCAGCAGCATCGGCATTCAGCCTCAAATAGTTCACGGCGTTGCCACCGCTTTATCTGTGAACGATCGCCTCGCTACTGCCCATCCCCGAGTGTTTGCCTGCGGCCCGGCCCTAGGTGGCTACTGGGCCGAATCAACCGACCGCCAAGAGGTGGCGATCGCCCTGCGCAATGCGCTCTACCTGCCGCTGCGAAAGGTTTCCTTTCTCAACCGCCCTGCCCTGCTCCACACCACGCCAGAATATGCGCGGATCGGGCTCACCGCTGACCAAGCCCGTCACTGGTACGGCAGCGAAGCAACTGTGGTGCAAGTCGCTTTCGGTCAAGTTCTTAAGACCCACTACGGTAACGACATCACGGGCTTTTGCCGGTGGATAGTGCGCGCCGATGGGCAGCTGCTCGGTGCCCAAATTTGCGGCCCTGGAGCCAGCGAACTCATGCACACGGTAGCGCTGGCGATCGACCAGAATATTTCGCTGCCGCGGCTCGATCAGGTGCCAACGCTATCTCTCAGCCAAGCGGAGATCATTCCCTTAATGGTGAGCGAGTGGCAGCGGCAGCGCTGGCGGCACGGCACTTGGCGACGAGACTGGGCCGAGAACTGGTTTAACTGGCGGCGATCGCGGCGACGGCGGCTGTAA